Proteins from a genomic interval of Bradyrhizobium sp. CCGB01:
- a CDS encoding molybdopterin-dependent oxidoreductase translates to MFDRRDLLKGAGLAAIAATLNSTKALALDTVTLPFTNGERPLVKYPQKRPMIGLTSRPPQLETPFAVFNDGPITPNNAFFVRYHLSDLPYNLDPDKFTLEVKGKVDKPLKLSLKDIRKMKATEIVAVNQCSGNSRGFSEPRVAGGQLANGAMGNARWRGVPLKAVLEMAGVQSGAKQVTFNGMDGPVSDKTPDFVKALDLDHATDGEVMLAYGMNGEDLPFLNGFPLRLIVPGYYGTYWVKHLNEITVIDTVYDGFWMKSAYRIPDTPNNAIEPGTAPKATIPINRFTIRSFITSVPDGAKLKAGATTLRGIAFDGGKGIKEVQVSTDGGKTWVSAKLGKDLGKYSFREWKLPVKLAAGAHELKVRATGNGGETQPDTPRWNPAGYLRNVVETVRVTVA, encoded by the coding sequence ATGTTCGATCGACGCGACCTGCTCAAAGGAGCGGGCCTCGCCGCTATTGCGGCCACACTGAATTCCACCAAGGCGCTGGCACTCGACACCGTCACCCTGCCTTTCACCAATGGCGAGCGGCCGCTGGTGAAGTATCCGCAGAAGCGGCCGATGATCGGACTGACCAGCCGGCCGCCGCAGCTCGAGACGCCGTTCGCGGTGTTCAATGACGGCCCGATCACGCCGAATAACGCGTTCTTCGTGCGCTATCACCTCTCGGACCTCCCCTACAACCTCGATCCCGACAAGTTCACGCTCGAGGTCAAGGGCAAGGTCGACAAGCCGCTCAAGCTGTCGCTCAAGGACATCCGGAAAATGAAGGCGACGGAGATCGTCGCCGTCAATCAGTGCTCCGGCAATAGCCGCGGCTTTTCAGAGCCGCGCGTCGCCGGCGGCCAGCTCGCCAACGGCGCCATGGGCAATGCGCGCTGGCGCGGCGTACCGCTGAAGGCGGTGCTGGAGATGGCGGGCGTGCAGAGCGGCGCCAAGCAGGTCACCTTCAACGGCATGGACGGTCCGGTCAGCGACAAGACGCCGGATTTCGTCAAGGCGCTCGATCTCGATCACGCCACCGACGGCGAGGTGATGCTGGCCTACGGCATGAACGGCGAGGACCTGCCGTTCCTCAACGGCTTCCCGCTGCGCCTGATCGTGCCCGGCTATTACGGCACCTACTGGGTCAAGCACCTCAACGAGATCACCGTCATCGACACTGTCTATGACGGTTTCTGGATGAAGTCGGCCTATCGCATTCCGGACACCCCGAACAATGCGATCGAGCCGGGCACCGCGCCGAAGGCGACGATCCCGATCAACCGCTTCACCATCCGCTCTTTCATCACCAGCGTTCCCGACGGCGCCAAGCTGAAGGCGGGAGCGACGACGCTGCGCGGCATCGCCTTCGACGGCGGCAAGGGCATCAAGGAGGTCCAGGTTTCCACCGACGGCGGCAAGACCTGGGTCAGCGCCAAGCTCGGCAAGGATCTCGGCAAATACTCATTCCGTGAATGGAAGCTGCCGGTGAAGCTCGCGGCGGGCGCCCATGAGCTGAAGGTGCGCGCCACGGGCAATGGCGGCGAGACCCAGCCGGATACGCCGCGCTGGAACCCGGCGGGTTATCTACGCAACGTCGTCGAAACCGTCCGCGTGACCGTGGCCTGA
- a CDS encoding glycosyltransferase family 39 protein produces the protein MTTAPDITVFPRSLARRPLLVAVLVIAAMTVLRIVYASAIELRTDEAYYWTWSKETALSFLDHPPMIAWFIRLGTAIFGDTTFGVRISGIVAMFVTQLLLADIVRRLTHDVRAVVLAALMPEAALYYGLLMAKVAPDVAMIPFAVAMMWSLVRLAQSGDGRWWLAAGLFAGLSMLSKFTAIMFAPAVAAFLLVPDWRWRWLRSPYPYLAVLIAIAAFSPVLIWNAQHDWASFRFQGVRATANYGISLRTIGDYIGLQFGLVGFVMLPVVLTGLVMTAWRGYRTREPVAILLSTAVLVPFLYFFFKSLTLRVGDTWPMFMWPVGFAAAAVNLAAMTKEGWSARMLRSSLFWARTAVTTGIAFVVIVFFYYVAAPWNLLGKIDPIGAEAGYEQVAARAQAALDETGATWIATTDYRTYAMMRWLFRGRVPVIEINERGRFQDFRDPGMDRISGHAGIYVGREPDNRSSLWQNIPAKREQLGQVERRWRRVLTDTYVIEKLSGWTPELAPPKDSPLFQWKVLAGEIQSLSAFA, from the coding sequence GTGACGACAGCCCCCGACATCACCGTGTTCCCCCGCAGCCTCGCCCGCCGCCCGCTCCTCGTGGCTGTGCTGGTCATCGCGGCGATGACCGTGCTGCGCATCGTCTACGCTTCCGCGATCGAGCTGCGCACGGACGAGGCCTATTACTGGACTTGGTCGAAGGAGACGGCGCTCAGCTTCCTCGATCATCCCCCCATGATCGCCTGGTTCATCCGGCTCGGTACCGCGATCTTCGGCGACACCACGTTCGGCGTGCGCATCAGTGGCATCGTCGCGATGTTCGTGACGCAGTTGCTGCTCGCCGACATCGTCCGCCGCCTCACCCATGATGTGCGCGCGGTGGTGCTCGCGGCGCTGATGCCGGAGGCCGCGCTCTATTACGGCCTGCTGATGGCCAAGGTCGCGCCCGATGTCGCCATGATCCCGTTTGCGGTGGCGATGATGTGGTCGCTGGTGCGGCTCGCGCAAAGCGGCGACGGCCGCTGGTGGCTGGCGGCGGGCCTGTTCGCCGGACTGTCGATGCTGTCGAAGTTCACCGCGATCATGTTCGCGCCGGCGGTCGCCGCGTTTCTGCTGGTGCCGGATTGGCGCTGGCGCTGGCTGCGCAGCCCTTACCCCTATCTCGCGGTGCTGATCGCGATTGCCGCATTCTCGCCGGTGCTGATCTGGAACGCGCAGCACGACTGGGCCTCGTTCCGTTTCCAGGGCGTGCGCGCCACCGCCAATTACGGCATCTCGCTGCGCACCATCGGCGATTACATCGGCCTGCAATTCGGCCTGGTCGGCTTCGTCATGCTTCCGGTGGTGCTGACGGGCCTCGTGATGACGGCGTGGCGCGGCTATCGCACGCGCGAGCCGGTCGCGATCCTGCTGTCGACCGCGGTGCTGGTGCCGTTCCTCTATTTCTTCTTCAAGTCGCTGACGCTCAGGGTCGGCGACACCTGGCCGATGTTCATGTGGCCGGTCGGTTTTGCCGCCGCCGCCGTCAACCTCGCAGCGATGACGAAAGAGGGATGGTCGGCGCGCATGCTCAGATCGTCGCTGTTCTGGGCCAGGACGGCCGTCACGACGGGCATCGCCTTCGTCGTGATCGTCTTCTTTTACTACGTCGCGGCGCCCTGGAATCTCCTCGGCAAGATCGATCCGATCGGTGCCGAGGCCGGCTACGAGCAGGTCGCGGCGCGCGCGCAGGCCGCGCTCGACGAAACAGGTGCGACCTGGATCGCGACCACGGACTATCGCACCTACGCGATGATGCGCTGGCTGTTCAGGGGCCGTGTGCCCGTGATCGAGATCAACGAACGCGGCCGCTTCCAGGATTTCCGCGATCCCGGCATGGACCGGATCAGCGGGCACGCGGGCATCTATGTTGGCCGCGAGCCGGACAACCGGTCGTCGCTGTGGCAGAACATCCCCGCCAAGCGCGAGCAGCTCGGTCAAGTCGAGCGCCGCTGGCGCCGCGTCCTGACGGATACTTATGTGATTGAAAAGCTCAGCGGCTGGACGCCAGAGCTTGCGCCGCCGAAGGACTCGCCGCTGTTTCAATGGAAAGTGCTGGCGGGGGAGATTCAATCGCTCTCGGCGTTTGCGTAG
- a CDS encoding SDR family oxidoreductase, with protein sequence MQVTGKVVVVTGGANGIGKALCEAFHKAGAAKVVVADMDAANARAVAATVDGAAFKCDVAQEKDISHVIEETERQFGSIELFCSNAGIGGGFDPMSVNAGGASDEPWQRSWAIHVMAHVYAARHLIPRMKARGGGYFLNTISAAGLLSQVGSPAYSTTKHAAVGFAENLAISHKAHNIRVSILCPQGVDTNMLRSIPKGPQSGDGDLTPEQVAKDVLAGLEQETFLILPHPQVLGYMRKKTENYDRWIGGMAKIQAKMRDDFGK encoded by the coding sequence ATGCAGGTGACCGGCAAGGTCGTGGTCGTCACGGGCGGCGCAAACGGCATCGGCAAGGCGCTGTGCGAGGCTTTTCACAAGGCGGGCGCGGCGAAGGTCGTCGTCGCTGACATGGATGCCGCCAACGCCAGGGCGGTCGCGGCCACGGTGGACGGTGCGGCCTTCAAATGCGATGTCGCGCAGGAGAAGGACATTTCGCACGTCATCGAGGAGACCGAGCGGCAGTTCGGCTCGATCGAATTGTTCTGCTCCAATGCCGGCATCGGCGGCGGTTTCGATCCAATGTCGGTCAATGCCGGTGGCGCTTCCGATGAACCCTGGCAGCGGAGCTGGGCGATCCACGTCATGGCGCATGTCTATGCGGCGCGGCATCTCATCCCCCGCATGAAGGCGCGCGGCGGCGGCTATTTCCTCAACACGATCTCGGCCGCGGGCCTGCTGTCGCAGGTCGGCAGCCCGGCTTATTCCACCACCAAGCATGCCGCGGTCGGGTTTGCCGAAAACCTCGCGATCTCGCACAAGGCGCACAACATCCGTGTCTCGATCCTCTGTCCGCAGGGCGTCGACACCAACATGCTGCGATCGATCCCGAAGGGCCCGCAATCCGGCGATGGCGACCTGACGCCGGAGCAAGTGGCAAAGGACGTCCTCGCCGGCCTCGAGCAGGAGACGTTCCTGATCCTGCCGCATCCTCAGGTGCTCGGCTACATGCGCAAGAAGACCGAGAATTACGACCGCTGGATCGGCGGCATGGCCAAGATCCAGGCGAAGATGCGGGACGATTTCGGGAAGTAG
- a CDS encoding MarR family winged helix-turn-helix transcriptional regulator has protein sequence MAELSLIDDIRAASRLMVRELGFMDATVAASDYPPSAVHTILEIGIRGAMTSGELGDFLRLEKSSVSRMVRKLIDCGELRETQDEADARSKRLSLTAKGRRTLEALHAFGRQQVSGALAALTTAEQRTVREGMMLYARALRQSRGEDEGQAVA, from the coding sequence GTGGCCGAGCTTTCGCTGATCGACGACATCCGCGCCGCCTCGCGCCTGATGGTGCGCGAGCTCGGCTTCATGGATGCGACGGTGGCGGCCTCGGACTATCCGCCCTCGGCCGTGCACACCATCCTGGAGATCGGCATCCGCGGTGCGATGACTTCAGGCGAGCTCGGCGATTTCCTGCGACTGGAGAAATCCAGCGTCAGCCGCATGGTGCGCAAGCTGATCGATTGCGGCGAGCTGCGGGAGACCCAGGATGAGGCGGACGCGCGCAGCAAGAGGCTGTCGCTGACGGCGAAGGGCCGGCGCACGCTGGAGGCACTACATGCGTTTGGCCGGCAGCAGGTGAGCGGCGCGCTGGCGGCACTGACGACAGCCGAGCAGCGCACGGTGCGCGAGGGAATGATGCTCTACGCGCGGGCGCTCAGGCAGAGCCGGGGGGAGGATGAGGGGCAGGCGGTGGCGTAG
- a CDS encoding SDR family NAD(P)-dependent oxidoreductase yields the protein MNGTLPAGERMKGKVCLVTGGGSGIGRATALRMAAEGAEAIIVAGRREAEIDATAVACRELGADAIPCQTDITREDDVVRLVRTAIERCGRLDVAFNNAGFQERRAPLEEQGTDIYDSVFDTNVRALFLCLRHQLPAMLAQGRGSIVVNASVSGVRNPNPGFSLYSASKAAAISLTRSAAMENAPRGIRINAIAPGRVVTDMMLRAGVGDIATVSAGLPLRRMGNPEEVAEAVVWLSSDASSYVVGHVLAADGGFLAS from the coding sequence ATGAACGGAACTTTGCCAGCTGGTGAGCGGATGAAAGGCAAGGTCTGTCTCGTCACGGGCGGCGGCAGCGGGATCGGTCGCGCCACGGCCTTGCGGATGGCGGCGGAAGGCGCGGAAGCGATCATCGTCGCGGGCCGGCGGGAGGCCGAAATCGACGCCACGGCGGTCGCGTGCCGCGAGCTCGGCGCGGACGCCATCCCGTGTCAGACCGACATCACGCGCGAGGACGACGTCGTGCGGCTCGTCCGTACGGCGATTGAGCGTTGCGGCCGGCTCGACGTGGCCTTCAACAATGCGGGCTTCCAGGAACGCCGCGCGCCGCTGGAAGAGCAGGGCACTGATATCTACGACAGCGTGTTCGACACCAATGTCCGCGCGCTGTTCCTGTGCCTGCGCCATCAATTGCCGGCGATGCTGGCGCAGGGGCGCGGCAGCATCGTCGTCAACGCCTCCGTTAGCGGTGTGCGCAATCCCAATCCCGGCTTCTCGCTCTATTCCGCCTCGAAGGCCGCTGCGATCTCGCTGACACGTTCGGCCGCGATGGAGAATGCGCCGCGCGGTATCCGCATCAACGCCATCGCCCCCGGCCGTGTCGTCACCGACATGATGCTGCGCGCCGGTGTCGGCGATATCGCCACCGTCAGTGCCGGCCTGCCGCTGCGGCGGATGGGAAATCCGGAAGAGGTGGCAGAGGCGGTGGTGTGGCTGTCGTCCGACGCGTCATCCTATGTCGTCGGGCATGTGCTGGCGGCCGATGGGGGATTTCTGGCGTCGTGA
- a CDS encoding YcjX family protein, with protein MAFSFQDMVEEARLSARALIDYGEHFFNPTVRLGVTGLSRAGKTVFITALIHGLTRGGRFPVFEAYASGRIARAHLAPQPDDAVPRFAYENHLRALIEERRWPNSTVDISELRLVIDYQRQNGADRTLTLDIVDYPGEWLLDLPLLQKSYEQWSAESLALSREAPRAHLAADWHAHLATLKPEAHEDEQATLTAAKLFTGYLRACRDERFAMSLLPPGRFLMPGNLADTPALTFAPLDVPIGGQAPEGSLWAMMVRRFEAYKDVVVRPFFRDHFARLDRQIVLADALAAFNSGPEALHDLEAALAGILDCFRIGRSTFLSSLFRPRIDRILFAATKADHLHHSSHDRLEAVLRRAVSRAAARAEDTGAEIDVVALAAVRATREAQVAHGRDKLPSILGTPAAGESAGGEFFDGNTEVATFPGDLPLDPEPLFNGTDAFRGLSTEAAEKSDFRFLRFRPPKLEREGNDEPALPHIRLDRALQFLIGDKLS; from the coding sequence ATGGCATTCAGTTTCCAGGATATGGTCGAAGAGGCGCGCCTGTCGGCGAGGGCCCTGATCGACTATGGCGAGCACTTCTTCAACCCGACGGTGCGGCTCGGCGTCACCGGCCTGTCACGGGCCGGTAAGACCGTATTCATCACCGCGCTAATCCACGGCCTCACCCGCGGCGGCCGGTTTCCGGTGTTCGAGGCCTATGCCTCGGGCCGGATTGCGCGGGCGCATCTGGCGCCGCAGCCTGACGATGCCGTGCCGCGCTTTGCCTATGAGAACCATCTGCGCGCGCTGATCGAGGAGCGGCGCTGGCCGAACTCGACCGTCGACATCAGCGAGCTGCGCCTCGTCATCGACTACCAGCGCCAGAACGGCGCCGACCGTACGCTGACGCTCGATATCGTCGACTATCCCGGCGAGTGGCTGCTCGACCTGCCGCTGCTGCAGAAGAGTTACGAGCAATGGTCGGCCGAGAGCCTCGCACTGTCACGCGAGGCGCCGCGCGCGCATCTGGCTGCTGATTGGCACGCGCATCTTGCAACGCTCAAGCCCGAGGCCCACGAGGATGAACAGGCGACGCTGACCGCGGCAAAGCTCTTCACGGGCTATTTGCGCGCCTGCCGCGACGAGCGCTTCGCGATGAGCCTGCTGCCGCCCGGGCGCTTCCTGATGCCCGGCAATCTCGCCGACACACCAGCACTGACCTTTGCGCCGCTCGACGTGCCCATTGGCGGCCAGGCGCCGGAGGGCTCGCTGTGGGCGATGATGGTCCGCCGCTTCGAGGCCTACAAGGACGTCGTGGTCCGCCCGTTCTTCCGCGATCATTTCGCGCGGCTCGATCGGCAGATCGTGCTGGCCGATGCGCTCGCCGCGTTCAACTCCGGCCCCGAGGCGCTGCACGATCTCGAAGCCGCACTCGCCGGCATTCTCGACTGCTTTCGCATCGGCCGCAGCACCTTCCTCTCCAGCCTGTTCCGTCCGCGCATCGACCGCATCCTGTTCGCAGCGACCAAGGCCGACCATCTGCATCACTCCAGCCACGACCGGCTCGAAGCCGTGCTGCGCCGCGCCGTCTCGCGCGCCGCGGCGCGCGCGGAAGATACCGGAGCCGAGATCGATGTGGTCGCGCTCGCCGCCGTGCGCGCCACGCGCGAAGCCCAGGTCGCCCATGGCCGCGACAAATTGCCGTCGATCCTGGGAACGCCGGCGGCCGGCGAAAGCGCCGGCGGCGAGTTCTTCGACGGCAACACGGAGGTCGCGACCTTTCCGGGCGATTTGCCGCTGGATCCCGAGCCGCTGTTCAACGGCACCGACGCATTCCGCGGCCTCTCGACGGAAGCTGCCGAAAAGAGCGACTTTCGCTTCCTGCGCTTCCGTCCGCCAAAGCTCGAACGCGAGGGCAATGACGAGCCGGCGCTGCCACACATCCGCCTCGACCGTGCCTTGCAGTTCCTGATCGGAGACAAGCTGTCATGA
- a CDS encoding hemolysin III family protein, producing the protein MTIFTLKQLASTSVHAAADAIGWNYDRAELIADGVIHAIGVLSGIIAATVLVVLAAVYADATNIIGVSIYVAGLLSMLVLSATYNLWPVSPAKWLLRRFDHSAIYLLIAATYTPFILEVKDSVFALVLLAGVWCVAISGIVLKLLYPGRYDRVAVGTYLAMGWSGVMLYDAVVRALPALALGFLLAGGLLYSFGVIFHAWRRLRFQNAIWHGFVLAGAACHYTAVLDLVLS; encoded by the coding sequence ATGACCATCTTCACATTGAAACAACTTGCGTCCACCTCCGTCCACGCCGCAGCCGATGCGATCGGCTGGAACTACGACCGTGCCGAGCTGATCGCCGACGGCGTGATACATGCGATCGGCGTCCTTTCCGGCATCATCGCCGCGACCGTGCTGGTGGTGCTGGCCGCGGTCTATGCCGACGCGACCAACATCATCGGGGTCTCGATCTATGTTGCCGGCCTGCTCTCGATGCTGGTCCTGTCGGCGACCTATAATCTCTGGCCGGTCTCGCCGGCCAAATGGCTGCTGCGGCGGTTCGACCATTCCGCGATCTATCTGCTGATCGCGGCGACCTACACGCCGTTCATCCTCGAGGTGAAGGACAGCGTGTTCGCGCTGGTGCTGCTCGCCGGCGTCTGGTGCGTCGCGATATCAGGCATCGTGCTGAAACTCCTCTACCCCGGCCGGTACGATCGCGTCGCAGTCGGCACCTACCTCGCCATGGGCTGGAGCGGCGTGATGCTCTACGACGCCGTGGTCAGGGCATTGCCCGCGCTGGCGCTGGGCTTCCTCCTTGCAGGCGGCCTGCTCTACAGCTTTGGCGTGATCTTCCATGCCTGGCGGCGGCTGCGCTTCCAGAATGCGATCTGGCACGGCTTTGTCTTGGCTGGCGCGGCGTGCCATTATACTGCGGTGCTCGACCTCGTGTTGAGCTGA
- a CDS encoding cytochrome c: MQRTVLLAISLAVAAGIGAVTAAPVNYKLPDEVAAFKPGPNLEVVQGNCSACHSADYVSTQPPMKDKKAFWQAEVTKMIKVYGAPIDDADVGKIVDYLAATY, encoded by the coding sequence ATGCAGCGCACCGTTCTCCTCGCCATCTCGCTCGCTGTCGCCGCCGGCATCGGCGCCGTGACCGCAGCGCCCGTCAACTATAAGCTCCCGGACGAGGTCGCCGCCTTCAAGCCCGGCCCCAATCTCGAGGTCGTGCAGGGCAATTGCAGCGCCTGCCACTCGGCCGACTACGTCAGCACGCAGCCACCGATGAAGGACAAGAAGGCCTTCTGGCAGGCCGAGGTGACCAAGATGATAAAGGTCTATGGTGCCCCGATCGACGATGCCGATGTCGGCAAGATCGTCGATTATCTGGCTGCGACTTATTGA
- a CDS encoding adenylate/guanylate cyclase domain-containing protein: MATAPAHMTELVRATSVRQVRLVCGIILFAYVVSHLLNHALGNISVDAMEAGVYYHTVFWQFLPVAIVFYTAALTHMGLGIYALYQRRQFRWRTVEPLQLLLGLSIPALIMAHVIGIRLGLTLYGHEKLYPQELYLFFVLAPARLWQMTILLVVAWVHGCVGIYFWLRMKTFFTRAAPYLLAAAVLIPTLAMLGIYQGGRSVAADSDDADWRKTNYTRQQVGTVAENKVLDRISGGLVMGYFGLLALALAARGVRALRERRGGMIALSYGNGKTVRVPKGLSVLEASLRHNVPHASVCGGRARCSTCRIRVIGDHGALPEPSQREAFVLARVGTADPSIRLACQLRPDSDLSFFQLFTPHTHAADGQASMPARIGQERYLVSLFVDMRGSTQLAEKRLPFDTVFIVNRFLGAVSQAVIENGGQPNQFVGDGMLALFGLSADPHEACRQALKAAAGIATHIDELNELLSHDLREPIRFGIGIHGGEVIIGDIGYRDHIVFTALGDAVNVAARLQDMTKTLACEAIVSEEVRRTADLAEDALPQQEVAIRGRDEPMAVRVVADARELSTLVDRSARIAA; this comes from the coding sequence ATGGCCACCGCTCCTGCCCACATGACCGAACTCGTCCGCGCCACCAGCGTGCGGCAGGTGCGGCTGGTCTGCGGCATCATCCTGTTCGCCTATGTGGTCAGCCATCTGCTCAACCACGCGCTCGGCAACATCTCTGTCGATGCCATGGAGGCCGGGGTCTACTACCACACCGTGTTCTGGCAGTTCCTGCCTGTTGCGATCGTGTTCTACACCGCGGCGCTCACCCATATGGGGCTTGGCATCTACGCGCTGTACCAGCGCCGGCAGTTCCGCTGGCGGACCGTCGAGCCGCTCCAGCTCCTGCTGGGCCTGAGCATCCCTGCGCTCATCATGGCGCATGTGATCGGGATACGGCTCGGCCTGACGCTCTACGGGCACGAGAAACTTTACCCGCAGGAGCTCTATCTGTTCTTCGTCCTGGCGCCCGCCCGGCTCTGGCAGATGACGATTTTGCTCGTGGTCGCCTGGGTGCACGGTTGCGTCGGCATCTATTTCTGGCTTCGCATGAAGACCTTCTTCACGCGCGCCGCGCCCTATCTGCTCGCAGCCGCCGTGCTGATCCCGACGCTAGCGATGCTCGGCATCTACCAGGGCGGACGCAGCGTTGCCGCCGACAGCGACGACGCGGACTGGCGCAAGACGAATTATACGAGGCAACAGGTCGGCACGGTCGCGGAAAACAAGGTGCTCGACCGCATCAGCGGCGGCCTCGTCATGGGCTATTTTGGCCTGCTCGCCCTCGCGCTGGCAGCGCGCGGGGTACGCGCCTTGCGCGAACGGCGCGGCGGCATGATCGCGCTGTCCTACGGCAACGGCAAGACAGTGCGCGTGCCCAAGGGCCTCTCCGTACTGGAGGCGAGCCTGCGCCACAACGTGCCGCATGCCAGCGTCTGCGGCGGCCGCGCCCGCTGCTCGACCTGCCGCATCCGCGTCATCGGCGATCATGGCGCCCTGCCCGAGCCGTCACAGCGCGAGGCCTTCGTGCTCGCCCGCGTCGGCACTGCTGACCCCTCGATCCGGCTCGCCTGCCAGCTGCGGCCGGACTCGGATCTCTCCTTCTTCCAGCTCTTCACACCCCACACGCATGCGGCGGACGGGCAGGCCTCGATGCCGGCCAGGATCGGCCAGGAACGCTATCTCGTCAGCCTGTTCGTGGACATGCGCGGCTCGACGCAGCTGGCCGAGAAGCGGCTGCCGTTCGACACCGTCTTCATCGTCAACCGCTTCCTCGGCGCGGTGTCGCAGGCCGTGATCGAGAACGGCGGCCAGCCGAACCAGTTCGTGGGCGACGGTATGCTGGCGCTGTTCGGGCTGTCAGCCGATCCGCACGAAGCCTGCCGGCAGGCGCTGAAGGCCGCCGCCGGCATCGCCACGCATATCGACGAACTAAATGAGCTCTTGAGCCATGATTTGCGTGAGCCGATCCGTTTCGGCATCGGGATTCACGGCGGCGAGGTCATCATCGGCGACATCGGCTATCGCGATCACATCGTCTTCACCGCGCTGGGCGACGCCGTCAACGTTGCCGCCCGGCTCCAGGACATGACCAAGACGCTGGCCTGCGAAGCCATCGTCTCGGAGGAGGTCCGCCGCACCGCCGACCTTGCCGAGGATGCGCTGCCGCAACAGGAGGTCGCGATCCGCGGCCGCGACGAGCCGATGGCCGTGCGCGTCGTTGCGGATGCAAGGGAGCTGTCGACCCTCGTCGATCGCAGCGCGCGCATCGCGGCTTGA
- a CDS encoding cold-shock protein: protein MAKGTVKWFNPTKGYGFIQPASGGKDVFVHISAVQKAGLSSLNEGQTVEYEEIANRGKTSAENLKV, encoded by the coding sequence ATGGCTAAAGGTACGGTCAAGTGGTTCAACCCGACGAAGGGTTATGGATTTATCCAGCCTGCGTCGGGCGGCAAGGATGTGTTCGTGCATATCTCGGCAGTGCAGAAAGCCGGTCTGTCGTCCCTGAACGAAGGACAGACGGTGGAATACGAAGAGATCGCAAACCGGGGCAAGACCTCCGCAGAGAACCTCAAAGTATAA
- a CDS encoding YcjF family protein codes for MNDRSQQRRPATFRLDDPGVVVTESDETSRLGRATIQITPEHDPATLPVLIEAALPARRGFPWGTLFWSGLAGLTLLGTGLGVVHLIEDLFARSESLGFVGLALAFVTALALAVVIGREAFGLVRLATIEKLHQRAAAVLANDDRKESRVIVQDLLKIAHQNPQLARARATLESHAGEIIDGADMIRLAERELMSPLDAEARRLVSSAAQKVSIVTAVSPRAAIDVMFVFVAALRLIRQLARLYGGRPGALGMIRLLRHVIAHLAITGGMAASDSLVQQMLGHGIAAKLSQRLGEGVLNGLLTARLGLAAIDVTRPLPFAALPPPKLSDLATDLLRKKDEEA; via the coding sequence ATGAACGACCGATCCCAGCAGCGGCGGCCGGCGACGTTCCGGCTCGACGATCCCGGCGTCGTCGTCACCGAATCCGACGAGACTAGCCGGCTCGGCCGCGCCACCATCCAGATCACGCCGGAGCATGACCCGGCGACGCTGCCCGTGCTGATCGAAGCCGCGCTTCCCGCGCGGCGAGGTTTTCCCTGGGGCACGCTGTTCTGGTCCGGCCTCGCCGGGTTGACGCTGCTCGGCACCGGGCTCGGCGTCGTGCATCTGATCGAGGATCTGTTTGCGCGCAGCGAAAGCCTCGGCTTCGTCGGCCTCGCCCTCGCATTCGTCACCGCGCTCGCGCTCGCGGTGGTGATCGGGCGCGAGGCGTTCGGTCTGGTGCGCCTCGCGACCATCGAGAAACTGCATCAGCGCGCCGCCGCCGTGCTTGCCAATGACGACCGCAAGGAGAGCCGCGTCATCGTGCAGGATCTTCTGAAGATCGCGCACCAGAACCCGCAGCTCGCGCGTGCCCGCGCGACGCTGGAAAGTCACGCCGGCGAGATCATCGACGGCGCCGACATGATCCGGCTCGCCGAGCGCGAGCTGATGTCGCCGCTGGATGCGGAGGCGCGGCGGCTGGTGTCGTCGGCTGCGCAAAAGGTCTCGATCGTGACTGCGGTCTCCCCACGCGCGGCGATCGACGTGATGTTCGTGTTCGTGGCTGCGCTGAGATTGATACGCCAGCTTGCGCGCCTCTATGGCGGCCGCCCAGGCGCGCTCGGCATGATCCGCCTGCTCCGCCACGTCATCGCCCATCTCGCCATCACCGGCGGCATGGCCGCAAGCGACAGCCTGGTGCAGCAGATGCTCGGGCATGGCATTGCGGCAAAGCTGTCGCAGCGGCTGGGTGAAGGCGTGCTGAACGGGCTATTGACGGCGCGGCTCGGGTTGGCCGCAATCGACGTCACAAGGCCGCTGCCATTCGCGGCGCTGCCGCCGCCGAAACTGTCGGACCTCGCGACGGATCTGCTGCGGAAGAAGGACGAGGAGGCGTAG